Proteins encoded by one window of Dioscorea cayenensis subsp. rotundata cultivar TDr96_F1 chromosome 6, TDr96_F1_v2_PseudoChromosome.rev07_lg8_w22 25.fasta, whole genome shotgun sequence:
- the LOC120263571 gene encoding dol-P-Man:Man(6)GlcNAc(2)-PP-Dol alpha-1,2-mannosyltransferase — translation MALSAARHRRPSAAEGSSRTSDQYSKDDKREKKGSDNEEKGLGWAVPLMALGFLRYMSATSNIIHDCDEVFNYWEPLHYLLYKSGFQTWEYSSEFALRSYLYIFLHAVVGGPASWFFSEEKVRVFYIIRVFLGVISTVTEALLVIALSRKYGKRLASYTLAMLCLTSGCFFASTSFLPSTFSMYAVTLSSSLYLLGKYSLAVSVAAAGVILGWPFSILVVFPVTIYSLINGRLKVFLSGLVTSAFILGLSILVDYYCYGRWTSSVFNLLHYNVLGGGESHLYGTEGPLFYLRNGFNNFNLCFVLALLFLLFLKISRKKYAPDLLIVVSPIYIWLAFMSLQAHKEERFLYPIYPLICVAAAAVIESFPDLFQDKYAVDDSIIVKIAKVFRPIILGLILCVSHSRTFSLLHGYSAPMEIYKHLDYYEDAGNGSVLCVGSEWHRYPSSFFVPSYVGEIRWVDDGFRGLLPLPFNSTLGGTASAPTYFNNKNKAAEAQYLRNIDACTFFVELDLKRPYPSRGADLSTWETVAAIPFLDRELSPTVHRSFFIPFLWQQRNVFGTYKLLKRIPKSSSEQ, via the exons ATGGCGCTTTCTGCGGCGAGGCACCGCCGGCCATCGGCGGCGGAGGGATCATCTCGGACCTCCGATCAGTACTCGAAGGATGATAAGCGGGAGAAGAAGGGCTCCGACAACGAGGAGAAGGGCCTTGGGTGGGCGGTGCCGCTGATGGCTCTCGGCTTTCTTCGGTACATGAGTGCGACTTCGAACATCATTCATGATTGCGATGAGGTGTTCAACTACTGGGAACCTCTCCATTACCTTCTCTACAAATCAGGGTTCCAGACCTGGGAATACAG CTCTGAGTTTGCTCTCCggtcatatttatatatttttcttcatgcGGTAGTTGGTGGACCTGCATCTTGGTTCTTCAGTGAGGAAAAG GTTCGAGTATTCTACATAATAAGAGTCTTTCTTGGTGTCATCTCAACGGTTACAGAAGCACTGTTAGTAATTGCTCTTTCGAGGAAATATGGAAAACGGCTGGCTTCTTACACACTTGCAATGCTCTGTCTAACCAGTGGTTGTTTCTTTGCAAGCACAa GTTTTCTGCCCAGTACCTTCTCAATGTATGCCGTTACTCTTTCATCATCTCTGTATCTTCTTGGGAAATATTCTTTGGCAGTTTCAGTAGCAGCAGCTGGAGTGATTCTTGGATGGCCTTTCTCCATTTTAGTTGTTTTTCCAGTTACCATATATTCTCTAATTAATGGAAGACTGAAGGTTTTCCTTTCAGGGCTTGTGACTTCTGCGTTCATTCTA GGACTCTCGATACTAGTTGATTACTATTGCTATGGAAGATGGACATCTTCAGTATTTAATCTTTTGCACTATAATGTGCTAGGAGGTGGAGAAAGCCATTTGTATGGAACAGAAGGGCCCTTATTTTATTTGAGGAATGGATTCAACAATTTCAATCTCTGCTTTGTTCTTGCGCTCCTCTTCTTGCTGTTCTTAAAAATCTCAAGAAAGAAATATGCTCCAGATCTTCTAATTGTAGTTTCTCCAATATACATTTGGTTGGCTTTTATGTCGTTGCAGGCCCACAAAGAAGAACG GTTTCTTTATCCAATATATCCACTTATCTGTGTTGCAGCTGCTGCTGTTATTGAGAGTTTTCCTGATTTATTCCAAGACAAGTATGCAGTTGATGATAGTATCATCGTTAAG ATTGCTAAAGTTTTCAGGCCTATCATTCTTGGCCTTATACTTTGTGTTTCACATAGCCGAACTTTCTCATTATTACATGGGTATTCTGCGCCGATGGAGATTTACAAACATTTAGATTATTATGAAGATGCTGGAAATG GATCAGTTCTTTGTGTTGGAAGCGAATGGCACCGttatccttcttctttctttgtacCCTCTTATGTTGGTGAAATTCGATGGGTAGATGATGGGTTTCGAGGGCTTCTTCCATTACCTTTCAATTCCACTCTGGGAGGCACTGCTTCAGCCCCAACTtatttcaacaataaaaacaaggcTGCCGAGGCACAATAT CTGCGGAACATTGATGCATGCACATTCTTTGTGGAGCTTGACTTGAAAAGGCCCTATCCATCCCGTGGAGCTGACTTATCGACATGGGAG ACTGTCGCGGCCATCCCTTTTCTGGACAGGGAGCTGTCGCCCACTGTTCACCGCTCATTCTTCATCCCTTTTCTATGGCAACAAAGAAATGTATTTGGCACTTACAAATTACTGAAAAGAATACCAAAGAGTAGTTCAGAACAGTAG